In Calditrichota bacterium, the DNA window AAGCCGGGCGTGCGTTCGGAGATACGGCGCGACCGAAGCCTTCTTTCCGAGTCGCTCATGTTGACCGGGGATTTGAATATTGCGACTGTCGAGTGGGTGGTGCAGTATCGCATCAAAGATCCCAAATCTTACTTGTTCAATGTGAGGAATATTAGAAAGACAATCCGCGACGTTTCCGAATCCGTGACGCGGCAGATTGTCGGCGACCACAGCGTTGATGAGGTTTGGATTCTGTTGCGGCCGAAAATAGCTTTGAATATCAAAGAAAACATGCAGAAGATTCTTGACAAATATCATACCGGAGTTGAGGTTGAGACTGTGGAATTGCAAGATGTGAATCCCCCGGAAAAAGTACGCCCGGCAGTGAATCAGGTCAATGAAGCGCGGCAGGAGATGGAAAAATTGATCAATCAGGCCAATGAGGCTTACAACAAAGTCATTCCCCGCGCCAAAGGCGAAGCGGAAAAAACCATTAGTCAAGCCGAAGGATACGCTCT includes these proteins:
- the hflK gene encoding FtsH protease activity modulator HflK, whose protein sequence is MLPPINRKFITYGAAIIVLIIIFFSSFYTIKTEEVGVIKRFGKYVRTTLPGLHFKLPLGVETLTKIKGSRYIFREEFGYRTTKPGVRSEIRRDRSLLSESLMLTGDLNIATVEWVVQYRIKDPKSYLFNVRNIRKTIRDVSESVTRQIVGDHSVDEVWILLRPKIALNIKENMQKILDKYHTGVEVETVELQDVNPPEKVRPAVNQVNEARQEMEKLINQANEAYNKVIPRAKGEAEKTISQAEGYALDRINRAQGDASKFDAIYKEYRLSKNVTRRRMYLETMSKILPKIERKYVIDKDQRGLLQLLQLQEGGAKK